A DNA window from Onychostoma macrolepis isolate SWU-2019 chromosome 13, ASM1243209v1, whole genome shotgun sequence contains the following coding sequences:
- the bsdc1 gene encoding BSD domain-containing protein 1, whose protein sequence is MADGEGGWWGGWLTQSFQAVKDKSAEAYEFIKRDLTEFSSVVQHDTACSVVATANAIKSKLAVESSSEATEKVKKGISNILGVITDTLVPPPDKTIDCDVITLVATPAGTTEVYDSTKARLYSLQADPATYCNEPDGPPQQFDAWLSSFTLEERKADISELLVNSPAIRALYTKMVPAAVAHSEFWQRYFYKVFQLEQEEARRVALKQRAEQTDHSESLGWEEEDEEGEFLGATSSSRLDFTPPVEEACVPSVTIEATLESPSPSQVVVSTSNVASDVTPSVSSDSVSFPTQIENQADSVTIRVTQPSPAADEVSQKLSEASLQETFPEERPSQREETVKEDVAQDLRVFELNSDSGKSTPSNNGKKGSSTDVSEDWEKDFDLDMTEEEVQMALSKIDATEELEDEDWENWE, encoded by the exons ATGGCAGACGG GGAAGGAGGATGGTGGGGAGGCTGGCTGACACAGAGCTTCCAGGCCGTCAAAGACAAG TCAGCTGAGGCGTATGAGTTTATCAAACGGGACCTGACAGAATTCTCCAGTGTGGTCCAACATGACACGGCATGCTCCGTTGTTGCAACAGCGAATGCCATTAAGAGCAAACTGGCA GTTGAAAGTTCATCAGAGGCCACGGAAAAGGTGAAGAAGGGCATTTCAAATATTCTGGGTGTGATCACAGACACTTTGGTCCCTCCCCCAGACAAGACCATCGACTGTGACGTCATCACGCTGGTAGCCACTCCAGCAGGCACAACAGAGGTGTATGACAGCACCAAG GCTCGACTCTACAGTCTTCAAGCAGACCCTGCTACATACTGCAATGAGCCTGACG GCCCTCCACAGCAGTTTGATGCCTGGTTGTCCAGTTTCACATTGGAAGAGAGGAAAGCCGACATCTCTGAACTGCTGGTCAACAGCCCCGCCATAAGAGCTCTTTATACTAAAATG GTGCCGGCAGCAGTGGCTCATTCAGAGTTCTGGCAGCGGTACTTCTATAAAGTGTTCCAGTTGGAGCAG gagGAAGCCAGGAGAGTAGCGCTGAAGCagagagcagagcagacggATCATTCTGAGAGCCTTGGTTGGGAGGAAGAGGATGAAGAAG gTGAGTTTCTCGGAGCCACGTCTTCATCTCGCTTAGATTTCACACCACCTGTCGAAGAGGCATGTGTCCCTTCGGTAACGATAGAGGCCACCCTTGAAAGCCCCTCACCCTCTCAAGTGGTGGTTTCCACCAGCAACGTAGCATCTGACGTCACTCCCTCCGTAAGCAGCGACAGCGTCAGCTTCCCCACCCAGATCGAGAATCAAGCGGACTCCGTCACCATCAGAGTCACGCAGCCATCACCCGCTGCAGACGAGGTCTCTCAGAAACTCTCAGAGGCCAGTCTACAGGAGACATTCCCAGAAGAGCGACCCTCACAGCGTGAAGAGACCGTCAAAGAGGACGTAGCTCAAGACCTCCGAGTGTTTGAGCTCAACTCAGACAGCGGCAAATCCACACCCTCCAATAACGGCAAGAAAG GTTCGAGTACAGATGTGAGTGAAGACTGGGAAAAGGATTTTGATCTGGATATGACAGAAGAGGAGGTTCAGATGGCTTTGTCTAAAATAGACGCAACAGAAGAG TTGGAAGATGAGGACTGGGAGAACTGGGAGTGA